From the genome of Sulfurovum sp. NBC37-1, one region includes:
- a CDS encoding ABC-F family ATP-binding cassette domain-containing protein, which produces MLSTVNLTQRYGKRVLFDKINITLDAGKRYGLIGANGAGKSTFMKILAGELEPSDGEVQLQPGLKLGMLSQNQYAFEDFTLKDAVLYGNKKLYDAQKEKEKLYMEGDFESDEVNNRLAELEMICADEDPTYESDVKIEKLLTTLGFPVEQHDDLMSSLTGGDKFKILLAQVLFLKPDVLLLDEPTNNLDMETIAWLENELKRHEGTLLVISHDRHFLNGVVTHILDLDFQNIREFTGNYDEWYIAANLISKQAQSDRSKALKEKEELEKFIARFSANASKAKQATSRQKQLDKLDVQEIKLSSRRDPSIMFKPHREIGNEVLEVENLSKSYGDEKVLENISFKVNKGDKIALIGANGVGKTTLLEILMGKLEADSGKFNWGQTITTTYFPQNTTDVVVGDEELPQWIQGFDPKWHIDDIRKTLGRMLFSGEEQKKKIDACSGGEKHRVMLSKMMMDSANFLVLDEPNNHLDLEAIVALGEALHNYQGGAICVSHDRELIDAFANRIIKINEDGTVTDFEGNYEDFVEQHEN; this is translated from the coding sequence ATGCTCAGTACAGTTAATTTGACACAACGATACGGAAAACGCGTTCTTTTCGACAAGATCAACATCACTCTGGATGCGGGAAAGCGTTACGGCCTCATCGGAGCCAACGGCGCGGGAAAATCCACGTTTATGAAGATCCTGGCCGGTGAGCTGGAACCAAGTGACGGTGAAGTACAGTTACAGCCTGGACTCAAACTCGGTATGCTCAGCCAGAACCAGTATGCCTTTGAGGATTTCACGCTCAAAGATGCCGTACTTTACGGGAACAAAAAGCTTTACGATGCACAGAAAGAGAAAGAGAAGCTCTATATGGAAGGCGACTTCGAAAGTGACGAAGTGAACAACCGCCTGGCGGAACTCGAAATGATTTGTGCCGATGAAGACCCGACCTATGAGAGCGATGTCAAGATCGAAAAACTGCTGACCACACTGGGCTTCCCGGTAGAACAGCATGACGACCTGATGAGCTCGCTTACCGGCGGGGACAAGTTCAAGATCCTGCTGGCACAGGTGCTTTTCCTCAAACCCGATGTCCTGCTGCTTGACGAGCCTACCAACAACCTTGACATGGAGACGATCGCATGGCTGGAGAATGAACTCAAGCGCCATGAAGGAACCCTGCTGGTCATTTCGCATGACAGACACTTCCTCAACGGTGTGGTCACGCACATTCTGGACCTCGATTTCCAGAATATCCGTGAATTCACGGGCAATTATGATGAGTGGTACATCGCTGCCAACCTCATATCGAAGCAGGCTCAGTCAGACAGAAGCAAAGCGCTTAAAGAAAAAGAGGAGCTGGAGAAATTCATCGCAAGATTCTCGGCAAACGCATCCAAGGCCAAGCAGGCAACCTCTAGACAAAAACAGCTCGATAAACTCGATGTACAGGAGATCAAGCTCTCAAGCAGAAGAGACCCTTCCATTATGTTCAAGCCCCACAGGGAGATCGGGAACGAAGTACTTGAAGTGGAGAACCTGAGTAAAAGCTATGGTGATGAAAAAGTGCTTGAAAACATTTCGTTCAAGGTTAACAAGGGTGACAAGATCGCACTGATCGGTGCAAATGGTGTGGGTAAAACGACCCTATTGGAAATTCTTATGGGAAAACTTGAGGCAGACAGCGGAAAGTTCAACTGGGGACAGACGATCACTACGACCTATTTTCCACAGAATACGACGGATGTCGTGGTCGGCGATGAAGAACTGCCGCAGTGGATACAGGGCTTCGACCCAAAATGGCACATAGACGACATCAGAAAAACACTGGGGCGTATGCTCTTCTCCGGCGAAGAGCAGAAGAAGAAGATAGATGCCTGTTCCGGTGGAGAGAAACACCGTGTCATGCTTTCAAAAATGATGATGGATTCCGCCAACTTTCTGGTACTCGACGAGCCCAACAACCACCTGGACCTTGAAGCCATTGTCGCACTGGGTGAAGCACTCCACAACTATCAGGGAGGGGCCATCTGTGTCTCCCATGACCGTGAGCTCATCGATGCATTTGCAAACCGTATCATCAAAATCAATGAGGACGGAACCGTGACGGATTTCGAAGGGAACTATGAAGATTTTGTCGAACAGCATGAAAACTAA